A single genomic interval of Chloracidobacterium validum harbors:
- a CDS encoding dTMP kinase: MTKIQFFGAGLPGFQEKTLPGRLIVLEGTDGVGRSTQIALLKTWLESSGFAVLDTGLTRSLLAGRGLKKAKEGHTLGAKTMDLFYATDLADRLENQMIPALRAGFIVLTDRYVYSLMARAIVRGASSEWIQSVYGFALKPDAVFYLKIDLSHLIPRVLTSTGFDYWESGMDFLPGDDMYDCFVQYQTRLLATFDQLARQHGFETVDATQTVNKVFSVLQRKIQKVLPKTAPVVNAVLPTSAAPLLPTPADTDDVEGRREEFARLSQTESATSTNHKAPAAKRKTVKKT, translated from the coding sequence ATGACTAAAATTCAGTTCTTTGGCGCTGGACTGCCCGGCTTTCAAGAAAAGACCCTCCCCGGACGCCTTATCGTCCTCGAGGGTACGGACGGCGTTGGGCGTTCAACCCAGATCGCTTTGCTCAAGACTTGGCTTGAATCTTCTGGCTTTGCCGTGCTGGATACCGGGCTGACCCGTTCGCTGCTTGCTGGACGTGGCCTGAAAAAGGCCAAGGAAGGTCACACGCTGGGCGCCAAGACCATGGACTTGTTCTACGCGACCGACCTGGCCGACCGCTTGGAAAACCAGATGATACCGGCGCTGCGGGCCGGCTTCATTGTTTTGACTGACCGCTATGTGTATTCATTGATGGCACGCGCGATTGTGCGCGGAGCCTCGTCCGAATGGATTCAGAGCGTCTATGGCTTCGCCCTCAAACCCGATGCAGTCTTTTATCTGAAAATAGATCTGTCGCATCTCATCCCGCGCGTCCTGACGAGTACCGGTTTTGATTACTGGGAATCCGGGATGGACTTTCTCCCTGGCGATGACATGTACGACTGCTTTGTGCAGTACCAAACCCGCTTGCTGGCGACCTTTGACCAACTGGCGCGGCAGCATGGCTTTGAAACTGTGGATGCCACGCAGACTGTCAATAAGGTCTTCAGCGTGTTGCAGCGCAAGATTCAGAAGGTTCTCCCTAAAACAGCGCCGGTCGTGAACGCCGTTCTGCCAACATCCGCGGCTCCGCTGCTACCGACGCCAGCCGACACGGACGACGTCGAAGGTCGCCGGGAAGAGTTTGCCCGATTGTCGCAGACTGAGTCCGCTACCTCGACGAACCACAAAGCGCCTGCTGCCAAGCGCAAGACCGTGAAAAAAACTTGA
- the epsC gene encoding serine O-acetyltransferase EpsC, with the protein MHPRLTQVVQSITQSYAVSSALRHDCGALPSRDAIIKALLDFRELLLPGYYGVVARAAATERVRELVEDIATELPTQIALALCHDRQVPKADCAECAECRAEAQAVVWDLLDHLPVLREMLAQDVDAAYLGDPAAHDRDEVILSYPCVQAILVHRIAHDLFTRGVPLIPRIMAEYVHGRTGIDIHPGARIGRRFFIDHGTGVVIGETTIIGDNVKIYQGVTLGALSFPKDANGALVRHIKRHPTIDDDVVIYAGATILGGETVIGRGSVIGGNVWLTHSVPPYSKVVIDDPHIRIVTRTETTRAN; encoded by the coding sequence ATGCATCCACGATTGACCCAAGTCGTTCAGTCCATCACGCAATCGTATGCCGTGTCTTCGGCGCTCCGGCACGATTGTGGGGCGCTCCCCTCGCGGGATGCCATCATCAAGGCCCTGCTCGACTTTCGTGAGTTACTCTTGCCAGGTTACTACGGCGTCGTGGCACGAGCCGCCGCAACGGAACGGGTACGCGAACTCGTGGAGGACATTGCCACGGAGCTTCCAACCCAGATTGCCCTGGCGCTTTGCCATGACCGCCAAGTGCCAAAGGCGGACTGTGCTGAGTGTGCTGAGTGCCGAGCGGAAGCCCAAGCCGTTGTCTGGGATTTGCTCGACCATTTGCCAGTGTTGCGCGAAATGCTGGCCCAAGATGTGGATGCCGCTTACTTGGGCGATCCGGCGGCGCATGATCGGGATGAGGTCATTTTGAGTTACCCATGCGTGCAAGCCATTTTGGTGCACCGTATTGCGCATGATCTGTTCACGCGCGGCGTGCCGCTCATTCCACGCATCATGGCTGAGTACGTCCACGGTCGGACGGGAATTGATATTCACCCAGGCGCGCGAATCGGCCGCCGGTTCTTTATTGATCACGGGACTGGGGTGGTGATCGGCGAGACAACGATCATTGGCGACAATGTGAAAATCTATCAGGGTGTCACACTCGGCGCGCTTTCATTTCCCAAAGACGCGAACGGCGCGCTGGTGCGTCATATCAAGCGTCATCCGACGATTGACGATGATGTTGTCATTTATGCTGGCGCAACCATTCTGGGTGGCGAAACCGTTATTGGACGGGGCAGCGTCATTGGCGGCAACGTGTGGCTCACCCACTCGGTCCCGCCCTATAGCAAGGTGGTTATTGACGACCCGCACATTCGAATTGTAACCCGCACGGAGACGACGCGCGCCAACTGA
- the hisF gene encoding imidazole glycerol phosphate synthase subunit HisF — protein MLAKRIIPCLDVDAGRVVKGVRFLDLVDAGDPVEQARRYDAEGADELVFLDITASSDRRAIVTRMVRAVADEVFIPFTVGGGIRTVEDMRAILLAGADKVSINTAAFEQPTLIAEGAQRFGSQCMVVAIDARRIPGTHPTRWEVFLHGGRTPTGKDAVAWASEAEQLGAGEILLTSMDRDGTQEGYDLELTAQVAAAVSIPVIASGGVGRLEHLHAGLTTGCASAALAASIFHFGQHTIREAKAYLQARGVCVRPV, from the coding sequence GTGTTGGCCAAACGCATCATTCCCTGCCTCGACGTGGACGCCGGGCGCGTCGTCAAAGGGGTTCGTTTCCTTGATTTGGTAGATGCCGGCGACCCGGTCGAACAAGCGCGGCGGTACGATGCGGAAGGGGCGGATGAGCTGGTTTTCCTTGACATTACGGCGTCGTCTGACCGGCGCGCGATTGTGACTCGCATGGTGCGCGCCGTTGCCGATGAAGTGTTCATTCCCTTCACGGTTGGCGGTGGCATCCGCACCGTTGAAGACATGCGCGCGATTCTGCTCGCCGGCGCCGATAAGGTCTCGATCAACACCGCCGCGTTTGAGCAGCCGACGCTCATTGCGGAAGGCGCACAGCGATTCGGCAGCCAATGCATGGTCGTGGCCATTGACGCCCGGCGTATTCCGGGAACACACCCGACACGCTGGGAGGTCTTCCTGCATGGGGGGCGAACCCCGACCGGCAAGGATGCAGTTGCCTGGGCCAGCGAAGCCGAACAGCTCGGTGCCGGGGAAATTTTGCTGACGAGCATGGATCGGGACGGTACTCAGGAAGGTTACGACCTCGAGCTGACGGCCCAGGTCGCGGCAGCGGTTTCCATTCCGGTCATTGCGTCTGGCGGCGTCGGTCGGCTCGAACACCTCCACGCGGGGTTGACGACCGGCTGCGCCAGCGCGGCATTGGCCGCGTCCATCTTTCACTTCGGCCAACACACCATTCGGGAAGCCAAGGCTTACCTCCAGGCGCGCGGCGTATGCGTCCGTCCGGTTTGA
- the cofG gene encoding 7,8-didemethyl-8-hydroxy-5-deazariboflavin synthase subunit CofG, with translation MTANIQLGGHPDLGESVGVTYSRSITFIPTYSCVFACGYCAFARPTPLAGLEEAAACFIRGVQAGCHEVLIMSGEGVMAFPSIRQQLTQWGFQDYNDYLSAVCRLALDHGLLPHINIGNQSELDFRRLRPFCASMGMMLETTSVALMRHPAHRHAPGKHPQARLATLAAAGRVRVPFTTGLLVGIGETWADRQAALSAVATLHRQYGHIQEVIIQPFTPHPRTAMAAYPGPDLSTLVKTVRMARDTLPPDVVIQIPPNLTPSAEARRQLLLAGARDFGGISPEPDHINPDEPWLSPEHYAAELAEWGFVLHLRLPVYPRFQTPQWLSPTVYPYVCAKSATVTNGGNGLQEQASGVVPRSQPG, from the coding sequence TTGACCGCGAACATCCAGCTCGGTGGGCATCCTGACCTGGGCGAGTCGGTGGGTGTCACCTACTCACGCAGCATCACGTTCATTCCGACTTATAGCTGTGTATTCGCCTGTGGTTACTGCGCCTTTGCTCGCCCAACCCCACTGGCCGGGCTGGAGGAAGCGGCGGCCTGCTTTATCCGTGGTGTGCAAGCCGGTTGTCACGAAGTCCTCATCATGAGCGGCGAAGGGGTCATGGCGTTTCCATCCATTCGGCAGCAACTGACGCAGTGGGGGTTTCAAGACTACAACGACTATTTGAGCGCCGTCTGCCGGTTGGCACTCGACCACGGGCTGCTGCCGCACATCAACATCGGGAATCAATCGGAGCTGGATTTTCGACGTCTGCGCCCGTTCTGCGCCTCGATGGGCATGATGTTGGAAACAACTAGTGTGGCGCTCATGCGCCACCCGGCGCATCGGCACGCCCCAGGCAAACATCCGCAGGCGCGGTTGGCGACCCTGGCCGCGGCCGGGCGCGTGCGTGTGCCGTTTACGACCGGACTCCTCGTCGGGATTGGCGAGACTTGGGCCGACCGCCAGGCGGCGCTGTCTGCCGTTGCCACCCTACACCGGCAGTACGGCCACATCCAGGAAGTCATCATTCAACCGTTCACACCGCATCCGCGGACGGCCATGGCAGCCTATCCGGGACCCGACCTGTCAACGCTGGTCAAGACCGTGCGGATGGCGCGCGACACTCTACCACCTGACGTTGTCATCCAAATCCCACCCAACCTCACGCCGAGTGCTGAGGCGCGGCGACAGTTGTTGCTGGCCGGCGCGCGCGACTTCGGGGGCATTTCACCCGAACCGGATCACATCAACCCAGACGAACCCTGGCTTTCCCCGGAACACTATGCCGCCGAACTGGCCGAGTGGGGATTTGTCTTGCATCTTCGCTTACCGGTCTATCCGCGGTTTCAAACGCCACAGTGGCTGAGTCCGACGGTGTATCCCTATGTCTGCGCGAAGTCGGCGACCGTGACCAATGGCGGGAACGGTTTGCAGGAGCAAGCCAGCGGCGTAGTGCCGAGATCACAGCCGGGTTGA
- a CDS encoding dTMP kinase, producing MQAGLTTGFPGKLFIVEGIDGSGKSTQLDLLHKWLVAEGYCVFFSAWNSSPLVKKTTKLGKDTHALSPTTFSLIHATDFADRTERDIIPPLKAGAIVLADRYVYTAFARDSARGNDRDWVRKVYGFAVPPTIGFYFRVPLETALDRILVGRPELKYYEAGLDMGWSEDPYESFRIFQGKILEEYDRLVSEYNLTVIDATLPITEQQRIVRSLVKPHLKDVMRDPQFRQRRR from the coding sequence ATGCAAGCTGGTCTAACAACGGGCTTTCCTGGAAAGCTGTTTATTGTTGAAGGAATTGATGGCTCAGGCAAAAGTACCCAACTCGATCTGCTGCACAAATGGTTGGTGGCAGAGGGGTATTGCGTTTTCTTCAGCGCGTGGAATTCCTCGCCACTGGTCAAGAAAACGACCAAGCTCGGCAAAGATACCCATGCCCTTTCCCCAACCACCTTTAGTCTGATTCACGCCACGGATTTTGCCGACCGCACTGAGCGCGACATTATCCCGCCCCTCAAGGCCGGGGCGATTGTCCTGGCTGATCGCTATGTCTATACGGCATTTGCGCGTGATTCAGCCCGCGGCAACGACCGCGATTGGGTGCGCAAGGTCTATGGTTTTGCCGTGCCGCCGACGATAGGTTTCTATTTTCGCGTTCCGCTTGAAACCGCACTTGACCGCATTTTGGTTGGGCGACCAGAGCTGAAATACTACGAAGCCGGACTCGATATGGGATGGTCTGAGGATCCATACGAGTCGTTCCGCATTTTTCAGGGGAAAATACTCGAAGAGTATGACCGGCTTGTGAGTGAGTATAATTTGACGGTTATTGACGCTACGCTCCCCATCACCGAGCAGCAACGTATCGTGCGCAGTTTGGTCAAGCCCCACTTGAAAGATGTCATGCGTGATCCACAGTTTCGGCAGCGCCGTCGTTAG
- a CDS encoding formylglycine-generating enzyme family protein has product MLVSRLFNSSAWVLTLSVWLTPYSFGQDNPFKKEPSKPEAPKRESGRRQPVRREPTPRPTLPQPTPAPQPSTALTPFVNLVGIEMIPVRYGGRDMYFSKYEVTQEQWQAVMGNNPSFHKGSDLPVSKVSFEDVAKFIETLNQLERGKPLRYRLPTVEEWDAAARGNGALNLEAEGWYNRNSGGRPQPVGRKRPNAFGLYDMAGNVWEWCAGSFVRGGAYDSPSERCGAGMGYKEAPQGRDSNIGFRVVATPIGQ; this is encoded by the coding sequence ATGCTGGTTTCACGACTTTTCAACAGTAGCGCCTGGGTTCTGACACTTAGCGTGTGGCTCACACCGTATAGCTTCGGGCAGGACAACCCTTTCAAAAAAGAGCCTTCCAAGCCAGAAGCGCCCAAGCGAGAGTCGGGGCGCCGTCAACCTGTCCGACGCGAACCCACGCCCCGCCCAACGCTCCCCCAGCCGACGCCAGCGCCTCAGCCATCAACGGCACTGACCCCGTTTGTCAACTTGGTGGGAATCGAAATGATCCCGGTCCGCTACGGTGGGAGGGACATGTATTTCAGCAAATACGAAGTTACCCAGGAACAGTGGCAGGCGGTCATGGGCAACAATCCGAGCTTCCACAAAGGCAGTGACCTCCCGGTCAGCAAAGTCTCCTTTGAAGATGTTGCCAAGTTCATCGAGACCCTCAACCAGTTGGAGCGTGGAAAACCACTGCGTTACCGCTTGCCGACGGTTGAGGAATGGGACGCTGCCGCGCGCGGTAACGGAGCGCTCAACCTGGAAGCCGAAGGCTGGTACAACCGCAATTCGGGCGGACGCCCGCAACCTGTTGGACGTAAACGGCCAAATGCATTTGGCCTCTACGACATGGCCGGCAATGTCTGGGAATGGTGCGCCGGCAGCTTCGTGCGTGGCGGTGCGTATGACAGTCCATCCGAACGCTGCGGCGCCGGCATGGGCTATAAAGAAGCACCCCAGGGGCGCGACAGTAACATTGGCTTTCGGGTGGTTGCCACGCCGATTGGTCAGTAA
- a CDS encoding ligand-binding sensor domain-containing protein, which translates to MKRNIRQSVVYLAAGFVAVLVVVGGWLWWSAWRAAREVRLTAAASGRLEVRSTPLSAPDMDGVTCWLDTSEAQAVVDFRGQLYAATCGGLLILNDDGGVVGRLTTADGLPDNDLTALAVFRDRLFIGTRTAGLVEYDGARLLRHEFRQPAAVHVNCLLATPDFLLIGLLDGGLYDFDGSQFAQRFQPLRATPIAGVTALHAVGTRLFIGTLAHGLFIWREGELTHLPPARGLPSPHVTALAWHDNCLYVATDAGIVRLAADDRLDLVSRQPNVRSLAVYAGKLYAGLVVGGMVEVRPMSQTGLRAARLSPIQANTEMARRNVTLAAIGERLLALTQTGVYTLRAKSDGRFDWQRFDRSGTFSGRLTSGHVTTLAFDPSERLWVGTFERGLDIIDPETGDLLRHVQDETVREINHLCATSRLSPMLAATSNGLVVFDAAGNVTRRYDAKSAVLVGDAVSQVRPLEAGSGQIALAVATAKGLTIWQDGIGRSLTAFHGLPSNYLYCCEPRDGKLYVGTLGGLAELDGLRVIRTWRTDNSALPANWINALLDVNGTLYVGTYGGGVCAVRPSGDIVHFPETHGIEVNLNAMATDGERLYVGTLDRGLLVYDVHRNKWRVWRDGLPSANVTAVALRAGAVFVGTAGGIARIEKRRFE; encoded by the coding sequence ATGAAAAGAAATATCCGGCAATCCGTTGTCTATCTTGCCGCTGGCTTCGTCGCCGTGCTCGTCGTGGTCGGAGGATGGTTGTGGTGGTCCGCGTGGCGAGCCGCGCGGGAGGTTCGGCTGACCGCCGCCGCGAGCGGACGGCTTGAAGTCCGCTCGACGCCGTTGTCAGCTCCGGACATGGATGGTGTGACCTGTTGGCTCGATACATCCGAGGCCCAGGCCGTGGTTGACTTCCGTGGGCAACTCTATGCGGCAACCTGCGGTGGACTGTTGATATTGAATGACGACGGTGGCGTGGTTGGTCGTCTCACGACCGCGGATGGCTTGCCAGACAACGACCTGACGGCGCTGGCCGTGTTTCGTGACCGGCTCTTTATTGGGACGCGCACGGCCGGTCTGGTTGAGTATGATGGGGCGCGGCTGCTCCGCCACGAGTTTCGCCAGCCGGCGGCCGTTCATGTGAACTGTCTCCTTGCCACACCCGATTTCCTGTTGATTGGGCTGCTTGACGGTGGACTTTATGACTTTGACGGCAGCCAGTTCGCACAGCGCTTCCAGCCGCTGCGCGCTACCCCGATTGCCGGCGTGACAGCGCTTCATGCCGTGGGCACGCGCTTGTTTATTGGCACACTCGCCCACGGTTTATTCATCTGGCGCGAAGGTGAACTCACCCACTTGCCACCAGCGCGTGGCCTCCCTTCACCACACGTCACGGCGCTGGCCTGGCATGACAACTGCCTTTACGTAGCAACGGATGCCGGGATCGTCCGACTCGCGGCCGATGACCGACTCGACTTGGTATCCCGTCAACCCAACGTACGCTCCCTGGCTGTTTATGCCGGGAAGCTCTATGCCGGACTGGTGGTTGGCGGCATGGTGGAGGTTCGGCCCATGAGCCAAACCGGTTTGCGCGCGGCGCGTCTGTCCCCAATTCAGGCAAATACTGAGATGGCACGGCGCAACGTCACCCTCGCGGCAATTGGTGAACGGCTGTTGGCGCTGACCCAGACTGGCGTCTATACCTTGCGAGCCAAAAGCGACGGACGTTTTGACTGGCAGCGCTTTGACCGCTCCGGTACGTTCAGTGGGCGGTTGACGTCGGGTCACGTGACAACGCTTGCCTTTGACCCTTCCGAACGATTGTGGGTTGGAACCTTTGAGCGCGGACTCGACATCATTGACCCTGAAACCGGTGACTTACTGCGCCACGTGCAGGATGAAACCGTGCGCGAAATCAATCACCTGTGCGCTACGTCGCGCTTGTCGCCGATGCTGGCCGCAACCTCAAATGGTCTTGTGGTTTTTGACGCGGCCGGCAACGTCACGCGGCGCTATGACGCGAAGTCTGCCGTACTGGTCGGCGACGCTGTTTCACAGGTGCGTCCACTTGAGGCCGGTTCCGGCCAGATCGCGCTGGCAGTCGCTACCGCCAAAGGGCTTACGATTTGGCAAGATGGCATCGGTCGCAGCCTGACTGCCTTTCACGGTTTGCCAAGCAACTATCTCTACTGCTGTGAACCGCGCGATGGAAAGCTTTACGTCGGTACGCTCGGCGGACTGGCGGAACTGGATGGATTACGAGTCATCCGTACCTGGCGGACGGACAACTCAGCCTTGCCTGCCAACTGGATTAACGCACTTTTGGATGTCAACGGCACATTGTACGTCGGAACCTATGGCGGCGGCGTGTGCGCCGTGCGTCCTTCGGGCGACATTGTCCATTTTCCAGAGACGCACGGCATCGAAGTCAACCTCAACGCCATGGCTACTGATGGCGAGCGGCTATACGTCGGAACGCTGGATCGCGGGTTGCTCGTGTATGACGTCCACCGAAACAAGTGGCGCGTTTGGCGAGATGGCTTGCCGTCCGCGAATGTAACCGCGGTGGCTCTGCGGGCAGGCGCGGTTTTTGTTGGTACGGCTGGTGGCATCGCTCGGATTGAGAAGCGCCGCTTCGAGTGA
- a CDS encoding DUF465 domain-containing protein, with protein MSLATLESLKQHLFQTHAEYRSLVREHQRADMRLQEILALPHPRPDEIEESALLKRRKLYLKDRMEEILRLQQVGATV; from the coding sequence ATGAGTCTTGCCACTTTGGAATCGCTCAAACAACACCTGTTCCAAACCCATGCGGAATATCGGAGTCTCGTCCGCGAACATCAGCGTGCCGACATGCGGTTGCAGGAGATACTAGCACTGCCCCACCCGCGCCCAGATGAGATCGAAGAATCGGCGCTACTCAAACGTCGCAAGCTCTACCTGAAAGACCGAATGGAAGAAATCCTACGCCTCCAGCAAGTTGGGGCGACGGTCTAG
- a CDS encoding Uma2 family endonuclease has translation MSASYELALPTMDDLPSEFEGEEALPDEFHAFLAYLLIETFRPPKFLPDRYFSALDMYLYYQAQPTLHGLRPDWFGVVDVPLLREGRQRTSFVVWEEKATPLIIVEALSPGTTRNDLGRGALPAQDGPTKWEVYERHLKVPYYVTVNHHRRPAEVRFFRHDGVGLREVTSGEGRLWLPEAGLGIGVWRGRFKRLEGDWVRFYDAEGRWLPTDEERAAAEQAAKERERTEKEREQAEKEAAWRQAERERAEKERERAEKERLAAKLRALGVDPDAP, from the coding sequence ATGTCCGCCTCATACGAATTGGCGTTGCCGACCATGGATGATCTCCCCAGCGAGTTTGAAGGAGAGGAAGCCTTGCCCGACGAGTTTCACGCTTTTCTGGCTTACCTGCTCATCGAGACCTTCCGTCCCCCCAAGTTCCTCCCCGACCGCTACTTCTCGGCACTCGACATGTATCTCTACTACCAGGCGCAGCCGACCTTGCACGGGCTGCGTCCCGACTGGTTTGGCGTCGTGGACGTGCCGCTGCTGCGCGAGGGGCGGCAGCGGACGAGCTTCGTGGTGTGGGAGGAAAAGGCCACGCCGCTCATCATCGTGGAGGCACTTTCGCCCGGCACGACGCGGAATGACCTTGGCCGGGGGGCGTTGCCGGCGCAGGACGGCCCGACGAAGTGGGAGGTGTATGAGCGGCATTTGAAAGTACCGTACTACGTGACGGTGAATCACCATCGGCGGCCGGCGGAGGTGCGGTTTTTCCGGCACGATGGGGTTGGGTTGCGGGAGGTGACGAGTGGGGAGGGGCGGCTGTGGCTGCCGGAAGCCGGGTTGGGGATCGGGGTTTGGCGTGGGCGGTTCAAGCGGTTGGAGGGGGACTGGGTGAGGTTTTACGACGCGGAAGGGCGGTGGCTACCGACGGACGAGGAGCGGGCGGCGGCGGAACAGGCGGCAAAGGAACGCGAACGCACTGAAAAAGAGCGTGAGCAGGCAGAGAAAGAGGCCGCCTGGCGGCAAGCCGAACGGGAGCGTGCCGAGAAAGAGCGTGAGCGTGCCGAGAAGGAACGCCTGGCAGCGAAGCTTCGCGCCCTGGGCGTTGATCCAGACGCCCCTTGA
- a CDS encoding M48 family metallopeptidase, whose amino-acid sequence MTANRRERIRLPKLRAADFQHPLDIAALDAVKQARGLDFIVRKLNEYGWERWFRVTNIADNVRVSQRQCKRIHDLLREACAILAVPEPELYLDQDPIVNAYTFGTEQPFIVLQSGLVDFLSEEELLGVIAHELGHIKCGHVLYKMMANFLSIIIERIGEATFGLGALVGSGLLLALYEWDRKAELSCDRAGLLVVQDIDAYLTLLLKLAGGSRATFDQLNTDEFLRQADEYEELDRDLLSRVYKFLQVYRRTHAFPAVRAKEIKHWAEAGAYQSLLDGSYWMRPARPDEPPGWYGQPAPTAPRGDGPPSVGLVVLPVCPACGAGQVDPKARFCYRCGQPMPSGVQTIPPRNWPDLSELWRGHSQKRCVLPGLRVEHPTWVRFPCWPNASFPASTWTPGASSKGFVSLIW is encoded by the coding sequence ATGACGGCGAACCGACGGGAACGCATCCGCTTACCAAAGTTGCGCGCCGCCGATTTCCAGCATCCGCTCGACATTGCCGCCCTGGATGCGGTCAAACAAGCCCGTGGGCTTGATTTCATCGTCCGCAAGCTCAACGAATACGGCTGGGAGCGCTGGTTTCGCGTGACGAACATCGCGGATAACGTGCGCGTCAGCCAGCGCCAGTGCAAACGCATTCACGATCTCCTGCGTGAGGCGTGCGCCATTCTGGCCGTCCCGGAGCCAGAGCTTTACCTGGACCAGGACCCGATTGTGAACGCCTACACCTTCGGCACTGAGCAACCGTTCATCGTCCTCCAGTCGGGATTGGTGGACTTCTTGTCGGAAGAGGAATTGCTGGGCGTCATCGCCCACGAACTCGGCCACATCAAGTGCGGCCATGTGCTCTACAAAATGATGGCCAATTTCCTTTCCATCATCATCGAGCGCATTGGCGAGGCAACGTTTGGGCTTGGCGCGCTGGTCGGGTCGGGGTTGCTGCTGGCGCTCTACGAATGGGACCGCAAGGCCGAACTGTCCTGTGACCGCGCCGGACTGCTCGTGGTTCAGGACATTGATGCTTACCTCACCCTCCTGCTCAAGCTGGCCGGTGGCAGTCGCGCGACCTTTGACCAACTCAATACCGACGAATTTTTGCGCCAAGCTGACGAATACGAAGAACTCGACCGAGACCTGCTGAGCCGGGTTTACAAGTTCTTGCAGGTCTATCGTCGGACACATGCGTTTCCAGCCGTACGGGCCAAGGAAATCAAACACTGGGCCGAGGCCGGAGCTTACCAGTCGCTTCTGGACGGCAGCTATTGGATGCGTCCCGCGCGCCCGGACGAACCACCCGGCTGGTACGGGCAACCAGCACCGACCGCCCCGCGCGGCGACGGCCCGCCATCGGTTGGTCTCGTTGTTTTGCCGGTGTGCCCGGCCTGTGGGGCCGGACAAGTCGATCCCAAGGCTCGCTTCTGTTACCGGTGTGGACAGCCCATGCCGTCCGGCGTCCAAACCATCCCGCCCAGAAACTGGCCTGACTTGTCCGAACTGTGGCGCGGCCATTCTCAAAAGCGATGTGTTCTGCCCGGCCTGCGGGTTGAACACCCAACTTGGGTGAGGTTTCCGTGTTGGCCAAACGCATCATTCCCTGCCTCGACGTGGACGCCGGGCGCGTCGTCAAAGGGGTTCGTTTCCTTGATTTGGTAG
- the hppD gene encoding 4-hydroxyphenylpyruvate dioxygenase has protein sequence MSAPKEAPQPPTPLAVVDFDHVEFYVGNAKQAAHFYRTAFDFDIVAYRGPETGVRDCVSYALQHGTICLVLTGALTADHPIAEHVRRHGDGVHAVAFRTPDAAADFAKAVERGASARRTPEELTDVHGTVQIAEIAAYGDTIHRFVSREHYTGPFLPGFEPRLIKANQTGFLHRIDHVVANVGWNEMETWVKFYEDIFGFFQFRHFDEKDISTAYTALRSKVMASPSLAIKLPINEPAEGKKRSQIEEYVDFYGSPGVQHIAIATPDIIQAVSRLRANGVELQRVPESYYDTVTERVGAIEEDLAALRDLNILIDRDDQGYLLQIFTKPLQDRPTVFFEIIQRKGSESFGKGNFKALFEAIESDQSARGTL, from the coding sequence ATGTCCGCACCTAAAGAAGCACCGCAGCCGCCGACGCCGCTTGCCGTCGTGGATTTTGACCATGTTGAGTTCTACGTTGGCAACGCCAAGCAGGCGGCGCACTTCTACCGAACGGCCTTCGATTTTGACATCGTCGCCTACCGGGGACCAGAAACTGGCGTCCGCGACTGCGTATCGTACGCGCTCCAACACGGCACGATATGCTTGGTTCTGACCGGTGCGCTCACGGCTGACCATCCGATTGCCGAACACGTGCGACGGCATGGGGACGGTGTCCATGCCGTGGCATTCCGCACACCAGATGCGGCCGCTGACTTCGCCAAGGCAGTCGAGCGTGGGGCCTCAGCGCGCCGTACGCCGGAGGAACTGACCGACGTCCACGGTACGGTGCAGATTGCTGAGATTGCCGCGTATGGCGATACCATCCACCGCTTCGTGAGCCGCGAACACTACACCGGACCCTTCCTGCCGGGCTTTGAGCCACGGTTGATCAAGGCCAACCAAACTGGTTTTCTGCATCGGATTGACCACGTCGTAGCCAATGTCGGCTGGAATGAAATGGAAACCTGGGTGAAGTTCTACGAAGATATTTTTGGGTTCTTTCAGTTCCGGCACTTCGACGAAAAAGACATTTCAACCGCATACACGGCGCTGCGCTCAAAAGTCATGGCCAGTCCGAGTCTGGCCATCAAGCTGCCAATCAATGAGCCAGCCGAGGGCAAAAAGCGATCCCAGATCGAAGAATACGTGGACTTTTACGGTTCGCCAGGCGTGCAACACATCGCAATCGCAACGCCAGACATCATTCAGGCCGTATCCCGGCTGCGGGCGAATGGCGTTGAGTTGCAGCGCGTGCCGGAGAGCTACTACGACACGGTGACGGAGCGCGTTGGCGCAATCGAGGAAGACCTAGCTGCACTCCGTGACCTCAACATCCTCATTGACCGGGATGACCAAGGTTACTTGCTACAAATCTTCACCAAACCGCTTCAGGATCGCCCAACGGTGTTCTTTGAAATCATTCAGCGCAAGGGCAGCGAAAGCTTTGGCAAAGGCAACTTCAAAGCGCTGTTCGAGGCAATTGAAAGTGACCAGTCCGCTCGTGGAACGCTTTGA